A region from the Drosophila bipectinata strain 14024-0381.07 chromosome 3R, DbipHiC1v2, whole genome shotgun sequence genome encodes:
- the LOC108129803 gene encoding putative SERF-like protein — translation MTRGNQRDLARAKNQKKAADANKGKRTDNLTVEQRKARDAELMREKQKKKEDAAAASTSK, via the exons ATGACAC GTGGAAACCAACGCGACCTGGCACGCGCCAAGAACCAGAAGAAGGCGGCGGATGCCAACAAGGGAAAGCGCACCGACAACCTAACCGTGGAGCAGCGCAAGGCTAG GGACGCCGAGTTGATGAGagaaaagcaaaagaaaaaagaggACGCCGCTGCAGCAAGCACAAGCAAATAA
- the LOC108129341 gene encoding uncharacterized protein, translated as MNTTQEEIGSNNSIGSIQSRDMVVSPSRFVTSSPETGRMHSAEESSMKVRDLVNVYNIATENNQDLEQAKSLYFGSRSEIEQLPVEGSPLSPDDKDKGISNIQTNSAEEESFIRLNAHDEGGANCSVEKSYQSKTTIRRTDKGVRIIIDIFFDKKESDIDIVGSRVETDIPESHILADFQQHSLALQMLEQQPTIRNQDEDQQ; from the exons ATGAACACCACTCAAGAAGAAATTGGAAGCAACAACTCGATTGGCTCCATCCAGAGCCGCGACATGGTTGTTTCCCCGTCCCGGTTCGTGACCAGCTCGCCCGAGACTGGAAGGATGCATTCGGCCGAGGAGTCTTCAATGAAGGTTCGTGACTTGGTCAATGTTTATAACATTGCCACAGAGAACAACCAGGACCTGGAGCAGGCCAAGTCCTTGTACTTTGGCTCTCGTTCTGAAATCGAGCAGCTCCCGGTCGAGGGCTCCCCTTTATCGCCGGATGACAAGGACAAGGGAAT TAGTAACATTCAGACAAACTCCGCTGAGGAGGAGAGCTTTATTCGTTTGAATGCCCACGATGAGGGTGGTGCCAACTGCTCCGTGGAGAAATCTTATCAGAGCAAGACCACTATTCGCCGCACCGATAAAG GTGTCCGCATCATCATTGACATTTTCTTCGATAAGAAGGAGAGCGATATCGACATTGTGGGCAGCCGTGTAGAGACTGACATTCCCGAGAGCCACATCCTGGCCGACTTCCAGCAGCACTCGTTGGCCTTGCAGATGCTGGAGCAACAGCCAACCATCCGTAACCAAGACGAGGACCAGCAATAA
- the js gene encoding uncharacterized protein js — protein sequence MLALMIPTHSRLLALALFCSALFLASEAQNSIQGASPASHLMQKTSFSCAGRPAGYYADVETGCQVYHMCDGLGRQFSYTCPNTTLFQQRMLICDHWYMVNCSKAESNYAANLLIGQRDKPFVNDEENNLRTPRPDLLDRPYAPDYSGESFRSQYKQQLSPSPNQIRDESLKAGSPGKFDPQASQTRWRIPPPSRTILPPAYEPQIELPSSTVRPRITTPTTTTRPTTTTVFTTTTTRRPSVATKRTEALHTRRPSFPAIEVPDTDDLGTSHSTRYNTSADFNSAESPSKQTSTKLVKFIKPPSKIYEPPYVYPIYNLEEPQPSGAVASGIRTSTAAPFSPVPSRPETTTTTARPLSRPTTLAGVPFSFATPPTTATTLGAPPRSDNRTPAPAQSFRLATPPSTPAPPASPAQLPFNDLLPPFVDFVPHDIATTQGPPIYYEWKIPSNGLEPPKLDPPIGVDGREYPETDGNYGTGVSSKSEIFSTRLNDIVSHQKPSVQQSSTSRRVPISRSIKAKEEEAQPQQTAERRSDVVASSTDISHLRKQLLIPEYAFPLESIGRTGYGPGSGVVAGAGATGDLYNSFQLKIPEQRAKWFGENPKCPECHPSFVLPGTCEPCLRR from the exons ATGTTGGCGCTAATGATCCCCACGCATTCGCGACTTTTGGCCCTGGCTTTGTTCTGCTCGGcgttatttttggccagtgaG GCCCAGAACTCTATCCAGGGAGCTAGTCCTGCCTCGCACCTAATGCAGAAGACCTCGTTCTCCTGCGCCGGTCGTCCTGCCGGATACTATGCGGACGTGGAGACGGGCTGCCAGGTATACCACATGTGCGATGGCCTGGGCCGGCAATTCAGCTACACGTGCCCCAACACCACCCTCTTCCAGCAGAGGATGCTCATCTGCGATCACTGGTACATGGTCAACTGTTCCAAGGCGGAGAGCAACTATGCAGCGAATCTGCTGATTG GCCAGAGGGACAAGCCCTTTGTAAACGACGAGGAGAACAACTTACGCACACCTCGGCCCGACCTTCTGGATCGACCCTATGCCCCGGACTATTCTGGCGAGTCCTTCCGCAGCCAATACAAG CAGCAACTATCACCCAGTCCGAATCAGATCCGGGATGAGTCCCTCAAGGCCGGAAGTCCAGGAAAATTCGATCCCCAGGCGTCGCAGACACGCTGGAGGATTCCCCCTCCAAGCCGGACCATCTTACCACCAGCTTACGAGCCACAGATAGAGCTACCAAGCAGCACAGTCAGGCCAAGGATCACCACCCCTACCACAACGACTcgccccaccaccaccactgtTTTCACGACCACAACAACCCGAAGGCCATCGGTGGCCACAAAACGCACAGAGGCTCTGCACACACGTCGTCCCAGCTTCCCAGCGATTGAGGTGCCAGACACGGACGACCTGGGAACTAGCCACAGCACACGGTACAACACCTCCGCTGACTTTAACTCTGCAGAGTCACCCAGCAAGCAGACCAGCACTAAGCTGGTAAAGTTCATCAAGCCGCCCTCGAAGATCTATGAGCCGCCCTACGTGTATCCCATCTACAATTTGGAGGAGCCCCAGCCGAGCGGTGCCGTTGCCTCGGGAATCCGCACATCCACAGCGGCTCCGTTCAGTCCTGTCCCCAGCCGGCCAGAGACGACTACCACGACTGCACGACCACTTAGTAGACCAACGACTTTGGCTGGCGTGCCTTTCTCCTTTGCCACACCACCCACCACAGCGACCACCTTGGGAGCTCCGCCGCGTAGTGACAACCGAACTCCGGCGCCAGCGCAGAGCTTCCGTCTGGCTACTCCTCCTAGCACACCAGCCCCACCGGCATCCCCTGCGCAGCTGCCCTTCAACGATCTTCTGCCGccttttgtggattttgtgCCTCACGATATAGCCACCACCCAAGGCCCTCCCATTTATTACGAGTGGAAGATACCCTCGAACGGACTTGAACCGCCCAAGCTTGATCCGCCCATCGGAGTGGACGGGCGGGAGTACCCAGAAACCGACGGCAACTACGGCACGGGTGTCTCAAGCAAATCGGAGATCTTCAGCACCCGGCTCAACGACATCGTCAGCCATCAAAAGCCATCTGTCCAGCAATCCAGCACCAGCCGCCGAGTACCCATTTCACGGTCCATCAAGGCCAAAGAAGAGGAGGCTCAGCCGCAGCAGACGGCAGAGCGCCGCTCAGATGTGGTAGCTAGCTCCACCGACATTAGCCACCTTCGCAAACAGTTGCTCATCCCAGAGTACGCCTTCCCGCTGGAGTCCATCGGACGCACTGGCTACGGGCCGGGCAGTGGTGTCGTAGCGGGTGCAGGAGCCACCGGAGACCTATACAACTCGTTCCAGTTGAAGATTCCCGAGCAGCGGGCCAAGTGGTTCGGTGAGAACCCCAAGTGCCCGGAGTGCCATCCATCGTTTGTTCTTCCGGGCACCTGTGAGCCGTGTCTGCGCAGATAG